From Methylobacterium radiodurans, a single genomic window includes:
- a CDS encoding MotB family protein, translating to MSEGHQEIIIIKRHGDHEDGHHGGAWKIALADFMTAMMALFLVMWLINSTSKAQKQSIAEYFNPVKLAEVTHDRKGLSDPQDAPSDPASAGGGKADAEGKGDGEGKGEGKGPDKGQPAPPGSRARESALFQDPYAVLAKLAAEGERSEVASADASAQDGGLPGISGGEAARDPFDPLYWQTEALPKARSAQPGKVDTVARAPSETRLDARAQSMKDGKDPAKDPKAPAKPLQVASADAALPAAVRDALGPVRPKAAEKAPDAKDAQQEAALPPAKEIAKEPVKEPVKDAPKDEAADPRAGETAAMAEIKAEIARAVQPAGTRAPAPRVEVRRTGEGVLISVTDEINFSMFEIGSAEPAPKVVRALERIAKILNARPGRIVVRGHTDGRPFRSETYDNWRLSSARAQMASYALVRAGLDEGRLERIEGYADRQPRNPDPKAAENRRIEILLRGQPE from the coding sequence ATGTCCGAGGGCCACCAGGAAATCATCATCATCAAGCGCCACGGCGACCACGAGGACGGTCACCACGGCGGCGCTTGGAAGATCGCGCTCGCCGACTTCATGACGGCGATGATGGCGCTGTTCCTGGTGATGTGGCTGATCAACTCGACCAGCAAGGCACAGAAGCAGTCGATCGCCGAGTACTTCAACCCGGTGAAGCTCGCCGAGGTCACGCACGACCGCAAGGGCCTCTCCGACCCGCAGGACGCGCCCTCCGACCCGGCGAGCGCGGGCGGCGGCAAGGCCGATGCCGAGGGCAAGGGGGACGGCGAGGGCAAGGGCGAGGGCAAGGGTCCGGACAAGGGCCAGCCGGCGCCCCCCGGCAGCCGCGCCCGCGAATCCGCCCTGTTCCAGGACCCCTACGCGGTGCTGGCCAAGCTCGCGGCCGAGGGCGAGCGCTCCGAGGTGGCGAGCGCCGACGCCTCCGCGCAGGACGGCGGCCTGCCGGGCATCAGCGGCGGCGAGGCCGCGCGCGACCCGTTCGACCCGCTCTACTGGCAGACCGAGGCCCTGCCGAAGGCCCGGAGCGCGCAACCCGGCAAGGTCGATACCGTGGCGCGGGCGCCGAGCGAGACCCGGCTCGACGCGCGGGCGCAGTCGATGAAGGACGGCAAGGATCCGGCCAAGGATCCGAAGGCCCCGGCCAAGCCGCTGCAGGTGGCCTCCGCCGACGCGGCCCTGCCGGCCGCCGTGAGGGACGCCCTCGGCCCGGTCCGCCCGAAGGCCGCCGAGAAGGCGCCGGACGCGAAGGACGCGCAGCAGGAAGCGGCCCTGCCCCCTGCCAAGGAGATCGCCAAGGAGCCCGTGAAGGAACCCGTGAAGGACGCGCCGAAGGACGAGGCCGCCGACCCGAGGGCGGGCGAGACTGCCGCGATGGCCGAGATCAAGGCGGAGATCGCCCGCGCCGTGCAGCCGGCCGGCACCCGCGCCCCGGCGCCCCGGGTCGAGGTGCGCCGGACGGGGGAGGGGGTGCTGATCAGCGTCACCGACGAGATCAACTTCAGCATGTTCGAGATCGGCTCGGCCGAGCCCGCCCCGAAGGTGGTGCGGGCGCTCGAGCGCATCGCCAAGATCCTGAACGCCCGGCCCGGCCGGATCGTGGTGCGCGGCCACACGGACGGGCGCCCGTTCCGCTCGGAGACCTACGACAACTGGCGCCTGTCCTCGGCCCGCGCCCAGATGGCCTCCTACGCGCTGGTGCGCGCCGGCCTCGACGAGGGGCGCCTGGAGCGCATCGAGGGCTACGCCGACCGCCAGCCCCGCAACCCCGACCCGAAGGCCGCCGAGAACCGCCGCATCGAGATCCTGCTCCGGGGCCAGCCGGAATGA